Proteins from a single region of Bacteroidota bacterium:
- a CDS encoding T9SS type A sorting domain-containing protein produces the protein MALNLQAQTYTWNRTDSADFQVASNWTPDRTTPAATDVLVFNNGATGTVVYNIPATQTIAGFQLSNNTFVRITNGSTTLITISGGTGPQFSIGAGSTLEVCGAATKDSIGFNLTTGTTASISGIFTMKSYGGTPGHRFRVKDASGATFNNGSVFTFGPAVAGNSFGAAANASSGNNSVVFASGSRYILKAGANPFAQSTPNSFVVFNSGSTYEHQSTGAPSLSGRTFANFEMNAAGYNTGSTGGGTFTVENLTVTDATSFGINLTGRINIKGNISIAAGKTLAFSPATADTLYLNGTSNQTINGAGTLTFGTGSRILVNNSAGITLNRNVILGGELNMQSGNITTGANILTLGSGTSALGTLVYTSGTIIGNFERWFAASTVSNVLYPVGTTTDYRPFTVSFPTVAPVTGGTIIVSHTDGTDGSDLTVPINDGGFNITRRSNMFWTLTAANGLAGGTYDLSIDGNGQNGINDANNLRAIYSTDGTVFSVLGTHAVGTGTVANRTGIIGGLPGSFYLGGNSTNNPLPVELDNFVATTIKNEVILDWATGHELNNTGFEIERAVLTNNQNGTDADVNFQTVAFVASKGNSNNVQGYKYIDGNLLVGRFAYRLKQIDYNGNHTYFLLNNEVIVASPNKFAISQNYPNPFNPATKIAFEMPFDGNVKIVVFDNLGREVKTLVNGNVNAGYNKVDFNASGLPSGIYFYRINAVSGTEKYEKVFKMMLVK, from the coding sequence TTGGCTTTAAATTTACAGGCTCAGACATACACTTGGAACAGAACAGATTCTGCTGATTTTCAGGTCGCATCAAACTGGACACCGGACAGAACAACTCCTGCGGCTACAGATGTTCTAGTTTTTAATAACGGCGCTACAGGAACAGTAGTTTATAATATTCCAGCTACACAAACAATTGCAGGTTTTCAACTTTCCAATAATACATTTGTAAGAATTACAAATGGCTCAACAACATTAATTACTATTTCAGGCGGCACAGGTCCGCAGTTTTCAATTGGTGCAGGAAGCACATTAGAAGTTTGTGGTGCAGCAACAAAAGATTCTATAGGATTTAACCTTACAACGGGAACAACTGCTTCTATTAGCGGTATTTTTACAATGAAATCTTATGGAGGAACGCCGGGGCACAGGTTTAGAGTAAAAGATGCAAGCGGAGCAACATTTAATAACGGTTCGGTATTCACATTTGGTCCTGCAGTTGCAGGTAATTCTTTCGGTGCGGCTGCAAATGCTTCATCAGGTAATAATTCTGTAGTTTTTGCTAGCGGCTCAAGATATATTTTAAAAGCCGGTGCAAATCCTTTTGCACAATCAACACCAAATTCATTTGTAGTTTTTAATAGTGGAAGTACATACGAACATCAATCTACGGGTGCGCCTTCGTTATCAGGCAGAACATTTGCTAATTTCGAAATGAATGCAGCTGGTTATAATACGGGTTCCACAGGTGGCGGTACTTTTACAGTTGAGAATTTAACAGTAACGGATGCTACTTCATTTGGTATTAATCTTACAGGAAGAATAAATATTAAAGGAAATATTTCAATTGCAGCAGGAAAAACTCTTGCATTCAGCCCGGCAACTGCCGATACACTTTATTTAAATGGAACATCAAATCAAACTATAAACGGTGCAGGTACATTAACATTCGGAACAGGTTCAAGAATTTTGGTAAATAATTCTGCAGGGATAACATTAAACAGAAACGTTATTCTTGGGGGCGAATTAAATATGCAGTCCGGTAATATTACAACAGGTGCAAATATATTAACACTTGGCTCAGGCACATCTGCATTAGGCACTTTAGTTTACACTTCAGGAACAATTATCGGTAACTTTGAAAGATGGTTTGCAGCTTCCACAGTTTCCAATGTTTTATATCCTGTCGGAACAACTACTGACTACAGACCTTTTACAGTTTCGTTCCCGACAGTAGCTCCTGTAACAGGCGGAACAATTATTGTTTCTCATACAGACGGAACAGATGGAAGTGATTTAACAGTACCGATTAACGATGGCGGATTTAACATCACAAGACGTTCAAATATGTTCTGGACTTTAACTGCTGCTAACGGATTAGCAGGCGGCACATACGATTTATCAATTGACGGAAACGGACAAAATGGAATTAACGATGCAAATAATTTAAGAGCAATCTATTCGACTGATGGAACAGTTTTTTCAGTTTTAGGAACTCATGCAGTGGGAACAGGAACAGTTGCTAACAGAACAGGAATTATCGGCGGTCTACCTGGAAGTTTTTATTTAGGCGGTAATAGCACAAATAACCCTCTTCCTGTAGAACTTGACAATTTTGTTGCAACAACAATTAAGAATGAAGTAATTCTTGACTGGGCAACCGGGCATGAATTAAATAATACAGGCTTTGAAATTGAAAGAGCGGTTTTAACAAATAATCAAAACGGAACTGACGCTGATGTAAATTTCCAAACAGTTGCATTTGTTGCAAGCAAAGGAAACTCAAACAATGTTCAGGGCTATAAATATATTGACGGAAATCTTCTTGTCGGCAGATTTGCATACAGATTAAAACAGATAGATTACAACGGAAACCACACTTACTTCTTATTAAATAATGAAGTGATTGTTGCATCTCCTAATAAATTCGCAATAAGCCAAAATTATCCTAATCCATTCAACCCTGCAACTAAAATTGCTTTTGAAATGCCGTTTGACGGTAATGTGAAGATTGTTGTATTTGATAATCTTGGCAGAGAAGTAAAAACTTTAGTAAACGGAAATGTCAATGCCGGATATAATAAAGTTGATTTCAATGCTTCGGGCCTTCCAAGCGGAATTTATTTCTACAGAATAAATGCTGTATCGGGCACAGAAAAATACGAGAAAGTTTTTAAAATGATGCTTGTAAAATAA
- a CDS encoding T9SS type A sorting domain-containing protein: protein MRKFLTSVFLSFVILLLSVFTPVKTNATTYIIQVVDSFFNPNSQNAAVGDTILFQYVGPTRSHTATCDPGIDPTTSLPVGAATFDAPLNSGSLSFTYVLTVEGTYQYNCQFHAGSGMTGILNVAAGGPPTYVWNRTDSADFQVASNWTPDRTTPGTTDVLVFNNGAANTIAYNIPTQTIAGFQVTSNTTLKCYDAFAGASTITITGGTNPNLQVEAGSNLTFASSGANTNTIVMNLAMGTTGLIGGTFTFTSTLTGTGHRLQAVDAGAVVFQNGSIFNYGPFAGGNAYGAGSGASGLNSVVFQNGSKFVFRSIANGANPFGASAPNTVCVFQTGSTYEHQSNLSPVASGRTYANFVMNLAGGTASVTGASALTLDNLTVTDGTFNCNMTGRINIKGNISVAAGKTLNFTPASNPVDSLVFNGTSQQSISGAGTINITNTLTIQTKVLLNNSAGLVLNKNITFPGSLNLLSGNITTGSNTLTLGTSILNLGTLTRTSGTIIGNFSRWFAPSTVSNVLFPVGTATNYRPVLFTLTSNPFSGGTVTVGHTDGTDGSDLAAPFSDGGYSIERRSNMFWTVTPSFSDGVYTVSADGNGQTGITDINNLRLIYSPDGTTFSAPGTHVAGSGGSVASRSGLAGSVAGNFFLGGNNSNNPLPVEMDNFVASTIKNEVILDWATGHELNNSGFEVQRASLIPNQNSTDFASTINYTTVGYVQSRGNSNLEQTYKFNDRNLQAGRYAYRLKQIDVNGNYTYFILNNEVFVNLPAKFFISQNYPNPFNPTTNINYEIPFDGMVKILVYDNTGREIKTLVNGNVNAGYHKVEFNASGLPSGVYFYRVNASSGSQNFDKVFKMMLIK from the coding sequence ATGAGAAAATTTCTTACTTCAGTTTTTTTATCTTTTGTTATATTGCTGCTTTCTGTTTTTACCCCCGTTAAAACGAATGCAACAACTTATATAATTCAGGTTGTCGATAGTTTTTTTAATCCTAATTCTCAGAATGCTGCAGTCGGCGATACGATACTTTTTCAATATGTCGGACCTACACGTTCACACACCGCAACTTGTGATCCCGGAATTGACCCTACAACTTCTTTACCCGTAGGGGCAGCAACATTTGATGCGCCATTAAATTCAGGAAGCCTTTCTTTCACTTATGTTTTGACTGTGGAAGGAACCTACCAATATAATTGTCAGTTTCATGCGGGCTCAGGTATGACAGGAATTTTAAATGTTGCAGCAGGCGGACCTCCAACATATGTATGGAACAGAACAGACTCAGCAGATTTTCAGGTTGCTTCGAACTGGACACCCGATAGAACTACTCCCGGAACAACGGATGTTTTAGTGTTTAATAACGGCGCTGCAAATACTATTGCTTATAATATTCCTACACAAACAATTGCAGGATTTCAGGTTACCTCCAATACAACTTTAAAATGTTACGATGCTTTTGCAGGTGCAAGCACAATAACTATTACAGGCGGAACTAATCCCAATTTGCAGGTTGAAGCAGGTTCAAATTTAACATTTGCTTCTTCAGGAGCAAATACGAATACTATTGTAATGAATCTTGCTATGGGTACAACGGGATTAATAGGCGGGACATTTACTTTTACTTCAACTCTTACCGGAACCGGTCATAGATTACAGGCTGTTGATGCAGGCGCTGTTGTTTTTCAAAACGGTTCAATATTTAATTACGGACCTTTCGCTGGAGGTAATGCTTATGGCGCTGGTTCAGGTGCTTCAGGTTTGAATTCTGTTGTATTCCAAAACGGCTCTAAATTTGTTTTCAGATCAATCGCAAACGGAGCTAATCCTTTCGGCGCATCAGCTCCGAATACTGTATGTGTGTTTCAGACAGGAAGTACTTATGAACATCAGTCAAATTTATCTCCTGTAGCATCGGGAAGAACTTATGCTAACTTTGTAATGAATTTAGCAGGAGGCACTGCCAGTGTGACAGGCGCAAGCGCATTGACTCTGGATAATCTTACCGTAACTGACGGTACGTTCAATTGTAATATGACAGGAAGAATAAATATAAAAGGTAATATTTCCGTTGCAGCAGGTAAGACACTGAATTTTACTCCTGCAAGTAATCCGGTCGATTCGTTAGTATTCAATGGAACATCACAGCAGTCAATAAGCGGAGCAGGAACAATCAATATAACAAATACTTTAACAATCCAGACAAAAGTTTTGTTAAATAATTCAGCCGGTTTAGTTTTGAATAAAAACATTACTTTTCCCGGCTCCCTAAATCTTTTATCGGGTAATATTACAACCGGTTCAAATACATTAACATTAGGTACAAGTATACTCAATTTAGGCACATTAACAAGAACATCGGGTACCATCATCGGAAATTTTTCAAGATGGTTTGCTCCATCCACAGTCTCCAATGTGTTATTCCCTGTAGGTACTGCAACAAATTACAGACCTGTGCTTTTTACATTAACTTCAAATCCTTTTTCTGGAGGCACAGTTACTGTAGGTCATACTGACGGTACTGATGGTTCTGATTTAGCGGCTCCGTTCTCTGATGGCGGTTATTCAATTGAAAGACGTTCAAACATGTTTTGGACAGTTACTCCTTCTTTTTCAGATGGAGTATATACTGTTTCTGCTGACGGTAACGGGCAGACCGGTATTACAGACATTAATAATTTACGCCTTATTTATTCTCCTGACGGAACTACATTTTCTGCACCCGGTACACATGTTGCCGGTTCGGGCGGTTCAGTTGCATCAAGAAGCGGTTTAGCCGGTTCAGTTGCAGGTAATTTCTTCCTTGGAGGAAATAACAGCAATAATCCACTGCCGGTAGAAATGGATAACTTCGTTGCATCGACGATTAAAAACGAAGTTATACTTGACTGGGCAACAGGGCATGAACTTAATAATTCGGGATTTGAAGTTCAAAGAGCTTCATTGATTCCAAATCAAAATTCAACAGATTTTGCATCAACAATAAATTATACAACAGTGGGTTATGTTCAAAGCAGAGGTAATTCAAATCTGGAACAGACTTATAAATTTAACGATAGAAATCTTCAGGCGGGAAGATATGCTTACAGATTAAAACAGATAGACGTAAACGGAAACTACACATATTTTATTTTAAATAATGAAGTCTTTGTAAATTTACCTGCAAAGTTTTTTATAAGTCAGAATTATCCTAATCCGTTCAATCCTACAACAAATATTAATTATGAAATTCCTTTCGACGGAATGGTAAAAATACTTGTGTATGATAATACAGGAAGGGAAATAAAAACGTTAGTGAACGGTAACGTAAATGCGGGATACCACAAAGTTGAATTTAATGCTTCAGGTTTACCAAGCGGTGTTTACTTCTATAGAGTGAATGCATCTTCAGGTTCACAAAACTTTGATAAAGTCTTTAAGATGATGCTTATCAAATAA
- a CDS encoding T9SS type A sorting domain-containing protein, giving the protein MRKSFTIFSIFAAIITFVFIPVNTNATTYTITVNSNFFSPASQNVLVGDTVHFQWVSGSHTTTCDPGTLPGTSYPAGFFGWDANMNSGSTDYYVLITQPGTYVYGCQPHWPAMQGTITATTGYKYWYGINGGGDGTSWADPLNWLDGVAPVSTDTVKLTNSFVTSTYIVTLPTGAVNTNVKRLIIEPTAPNYVYLTLPSGNTNNPGLTVGDGVSGSYDFILKKNSVFTNSSGAAAGTGFAFAATSDSIQLQDSSMWVHNCTRGTSGIVQQLSKATNCNRGIWRFDVPTASSFSLTASGISYGSLQLYGLAAGGGLLSKKYVRAGGTALTIRGDYYIEEHAYDSTAMTNNLNIWGNYTCYGKIVYALSSTQTINFNGTSLQTITCDGLTSASFTISRSVTFNNAAGFYIASPFYSDSVIMTQGNINSGGGAWLGVGYDANNPGFLSRTGGIVTGQMERWYLAGAVSDSLSFPVGTSSVLKEAKVRFSTAPTTAGRIGMKFIDNGTGGSDLTPFGLVDGGYSITRRSDSYWLMTGTLLTGGLIDVALDGNGQAGITDPQNMRVIWSNDGTTFTLQGSHKDGNNSTARRTGISFYFSNFYLGGNSSFNPLPVELNSFAASTIKNEVILDWVTGHETNNNMFEVQRANVNSGKTGDFTTVGTVPSRGNSNLPQAYRYSDKNLSIGTYAYRLKQIDHNGNFEYFALNNEVNVGQPKDFIVSQNYPNPFNPTTNIDYEIPFDGLVKIIVFDNLGREVKTLVNSNVNAGYYRAEFNAAGLPSGIYFYRVNLTSGSQKFEKVSKMMLVK; this is encoded by the coding sequence ATGAGAAAATCTTTTACAATTTTTTCAATTTTTGCTGCAATAATAACATTCGTGTTTATCCCCGTAAATACGAATGCCACCACTTATACTATCACTGTTAACAGCAATTTTTTCAGTCCTGCATCTCAGAATGTACTTGTCGGAGATACTGTCCATTTTCAATGGGTGAGCGGTTCTCACACAACAACATGTGACCCGGGAACATTACCGGGAACTTCCTACCCTGCAGGATTTTTCGGATGGGATGCAAATATGAACAGCGGCAGCACAGATTATTATGTTCTTATTACTCAACCCGGAACTTATGTTTATGGCTGCCAGCCTCACTGGCCTGCTATGCAAGGTACGATAACCGCTACCACAGGATATAAATACTGGTATGGAATAAACGGAGGCGGAGATGGTACATCATGGGCAGATCCTCTGAACTGGTTAGACGGAGTTGCTCCTGTTTCAACAGATACTGTAAAACTTACCAACTCATTTGTTACAAGTACATATATTGTCACTTTACCCACAGGCGCTGTAAATACTAATGTAAAAAGATTAATAATAGAACCTACTGCACCTAACTATGTTTATTTAACATTGCCTTCAGGTAATACAAATAATCCCGGACTTACAGTCGGAGACGGTGTAAGCGGTTCATACGATTTTATATTAAAAAAGAACAGCGTATTTACGAATTCTTCAGGAGCAGCAGCAGGAACGGGCTTTGCATTTGCAGCTACTTCGGATTCAATACAATTGCAAGATAGCTCTATGTGGGTTCATAACTGCACACGCGGTACATCAGGTATCGTCCAGCAGCTTTCAAAGGCTACTAATTGTAACAGAGGTATATGGAGGTTTGATGTTCCAACAGCAAGTAGTTTTTCATTGACAGCATCCGGAATAAGTTACGGCTCATTACAGCTTTACGGTCTGGCTGCAGGCGGAGGATTACTTTCTAAAAAATATGTACGCGCCGGCGGAACCGCTTTAACTATACGCGGCGATTATTATATTGAAGAACATGCTTATGATAGTACTGCTATGACAAATAATTTGAATATATGGGGGAATTATACATGCTATGGGAAAATTGTTTATGCATTATCATCAACTCAAACTATAAATTTTAACGGTACGTCATTACAGACAATTACTTGTGACGGATTAACTTCTGCAAGCTTTACAATTTCAAGATCAGTAACATTTAATAATGCAGCAGGATTTTATATCGCTTCGCCATTTTATTCCGATTCTGTAATTATGACTCAGGGCAATATTAATTCAGGCGGTGGTGCCTGGCTCGGAGTTGGGTATGATGCGAACAATCCCGGGTTCTTAAGCAGAACGGGAGGCATTGTTACAGGGCAAATGGAGAGATGGTATTTAGCAGGAGCAGTTTCGGATTCTCTTAGTTTTCCTGTAGGTACTTCTTCAGTTTTAAAAGAAGCTAAAGTAAGGTTTTCTACAGCTCCTACAACTGCAGGAAGAATAGGTATGAAATTTATAGATAACGGAACCGGAGGAAGCGATTTAACTCCATTTGGATTAGTAGATGGCGGATATTCCATAACAAGAAGGTCTGATTCTTATTGGCTGATGACAGGTACTCTTTTAACAGGCGGTTTAATAGATGTTGCGCTTGACGGAAACGGACAGGCAGGAATAACGGACCCTCAGAATATGAGAGTAATCTGGTCAAACGACGGCACAACTTTTACTTTACAAGGAAGCCATAAGGACGGAAACAATTCTACAGCAAGAAGAACAGGAATTAGCTTTTACTTCAGCAATTTTTATCTGGGTGGAAACTCATCATTCAATCCTTTACCTGTTGAGCTGAACAGCTTTGCAGCTTCTACTATTAAAAATGAAGTTATACTTGACTGGGTAACAGGACATGAAACAAATAACAATATGTTTGAAGTTCAGCGAGCAAATGTTAACTCAGGAAAGACAGGTGACTTTACAACAGTTGGTACAGTCCCGAGCAGAGGAAATTCAAATTTGCCGCAGGCATACAGATATTCAGATAAAAATTTATCCATCGGAACTTATGCTTACAGATTAAAACAAATTGACCACAACGGTAACTTTGAATATTTTGCGCTTAACAACGAAGTAAATGTAGGTCAGCCAAAAGATTTTATTGTAAGCCAGAATTACCCGAATCCTTTTAACCCAACAACAAACATTGATTACGAAATTCCGTTTGACGGATTAGTAAAAATAATTGTGTTCGATAATTTGGGTAGGGAAGTGAAAACTCTGGTAAACTCAAATGTAAACGCAGGATATTATAGAGCAGAGTTTAATGCTGCGGGACTTCCGAGCGGAATTTATTTCTACAGAGTAAACTTAACATCAGGCTCTCAGAAATTTGAGAAAGTTTCCAAGATGATGCTTGTAAAATAA
- a CDS encoding sugar nucleotide-binding protein → MKRKRVLITGGSGFLGQYLNTELNNKFEIMTTFRTNPGNCLNYRSASIDLRNQSALSNLFKNFKPEIIIHTAAYSTPDICNKTEKEDVINFNINLLKTLSEKANEYNSKLIFTSTDLVYKSNDVLINEGGALEPKSLYAETKVIAEEVLKENCKDYIILRTSLLYGLGLSHTRTHFQNMLEALENNEKVNLFFNQYRTPLEAKDGARIISELIEKNISNEIINFGGAEKISRYAMGELVCDVFGFDKNNLVKTDGQKMLGDIFVANVSMDTSKLQSYGIKQKSIKEVIIEIQGEIKKARLDSEEEELESDSETDF, encoded by the coding sequence ATGAAAAGAAAAAGAGTTTTAATAACCGGCGGAAGCGGATTTCTTGGACAATATCTAAATACTGAACTGAATAATAAGTTTGAAATTATGACCACTTTCCGAACTAACCCCGGCAACTGTCTTAATTATAGAAGTGCTTCGATTGATTTAAGAAATCAGTCTGCATTATCCAATCTTTTCAAAAATTTTAAACCCGAAATTATAATACACACTGCCGCATATTCCACTCCCGATATTTGCAATAAAACTGAAAAAGAAGATGTTATAAACTTTAATATAAATCTGTTAAAAACTTTATCAGAGAAAGCTAACGAATACAACTCAAAATTAATTTTCACTTCTACTGATTTAGTTTATAAAAGTAATGATGTATTAATTAATGAAGGTGGCGCGCTTGAACCAAAATCTTTATATGCTGAGACAAAAGTTATAGCAGAAGAAGTTTTAAAAGAAAATTGCAAAGATTATATAATTCTCAGAACTTCTTTATTGTACGGATTGGGTTTAAGCCATACACGGACTCACTTTCAGAATATGCTGGAAGCATTAGAGAACAATGAAAAAGTAAATTTATTTTTTAATCAGTACAGAACTCCGCTCGAAGCAAAAGACGGTGCAAGGATTATTTCTGAGCTGATTGAAAAAAATATTTCAAACGAAATCATAAACTTCGGCGGTGCAGAAAAAATTTCGCGTTATGCTATGGGAGAATTGGTTTGTGATGTTTTCGGATTCGATAAAAACAACTTAGTAAAAACTGACGGACAAAAAATGCTTGGAGATATTTTTGTGGCAAATGTTTCAATGGATACATCTAAACTCCAAAGCTATGGGATAAAACAAAAATCAATTAAAGAAGTTATTATAGAGATTCAAGGAGAAATAAAAAAAGCCCGTTTAGATTCTGAAGAAGAAGAACTTGAATCAGATTCTGAAACGGACTTTTAA